A region of the Centropristis striata isolate RG_2023a ecotype Rhode Island chromosome 20, C.striata_1.0, whole genome shotgun sequence genome:
CAACTTTACAAGGTCAATGTTCCTGTTGTGGTTACTCAGGCCCCGGCAGGTCAGCGGCCTGTATCCCAACCCACACACAAAGTGACTGAGCAGAGAGAAGCTCAGCCAGCTGCAGCCCCGACGAAAGCCACTCATCCTCAGGAGGTGGAACGGCCCTCTGTTCCAGCCTCCTCTGTCACACAGCCCCCGCCACATGCCCCCAGTCAGGAGAGCAGCATCCGTCAGCAGCCACAGGTTCCTGCTGCTGGGGCCTCGCAGCTTCAGGGGGCCCAATCACCAGAGCCAGAGGTCACACTGGAGGAAAATGAGCCGAGTCCACAGTCTGAGCCTGTGAACCTCAGTATGACCGCCTCACCCTGCAGTCAGTTATTAGACTTTCAGATCCGCACCGAGGAGGCTCTGACACAGTCGGCACAGTTAAAGACCAGAGACATTGATGACATCCTGAAAGAAGTGattgaggaggagagagagaaggcagAAAGGGCGAGAAATCTAGCGCCTGCAAAGACTAACAACCAGACAGAGGCTGTTCTCGGGGTAATTTGAAAAGAATATTCTCTCTTTAAGCAAATACTGGTCACAGAAATGGGGAAAAAGTTGTTGAAAATCAATACAACGCTTAATTCTGCGCAATAAATTAGTAGCTGGTGCCAGCaactggttagcttagcataaggaCCAGAAACGGGGAACACCTGGATTTGTCCCAAGGTAACAAgatctaaagctcactaatatTTATATCACTAATTAACATGTCTTCCATACAAAAAGTCAAgcgtgaaaagaaaaacataaagggTGTCCATAAAGTATCTTTACAACTTGAATAATGTATAACAAAGGCAATTGATGATATATCTTAATCAGATTTGTATGTACTCGGTGGTTATCAAAGTTTTTAATAGTAGATGGACTTTGGACATGGACACCCTGTATATTTCAACAACTGCTTATGTGCTATTTCTCCAGTTTTCAGACTTTATACTTAGCTAAGCTAACTCGCTGTTGGGTGTAGTTAATATCATAAGTGGTAtcgttttttttggggggggggctAAAAATTATGTTAGAAAATGGAGATGTGAAATTTATATGACATAGACCTTTATCATTTATAGAGGGTCTAATGAAAGTTATTAAGCTGCATTGTGGAAAGTGTAGGATCTAGCCTTTTTGGAGCTGTGTTAGAGATGGCTGCATTCATACCAAATCAGGCGTTGCGTCAAAAATGCCAGTCCTTCCAATCATTTGAATGTATCATAACCACTAATTTTGTGTGAATGCAGCCTAAAAATCAAGATATCTCAGCCTCTGCTGCACTGGTTTGGACCAAACCACTTTTAACTTCATGGAATTTAAGTACTAAATTGTTGTAGTGGCCCTTTCATTAATCTGGAATACGTTTCCATTTATGATGAAAGTCGGCATCCGTGTTTGGCTAATTGCTGTAAAACACTGCAGTGCCATCAAAATCAGCCAATTCATGGGTGCTAATTTTGAATTAGTCAAAGCAAAGATATTTTACCACAGCATACTGACATTTCCTGAATATTATTATAGCTTATTCTTGCTATTTTGTGTTAAGCTGGACCTGGACTACAACTACAACGAACTGTCAGACATCGTGCAGCTGGATGGTCCTGCAGGCAACTCTGACATCGAAGAGGGAGAAGGAGTCCTCCTGGAAGAGAACGACTTTCTTGGTATAATCAATGCGGAGGCCATAAAGGCCCTGCAGGAAGGAGGTGGAAGCAGCGACAGCATCTCCTCCAGCAGCGACGGCGAGGGAGCAGATGAACTCGCTGATGTCGAGGAAGAGGTGAGAGAGCGAGGGAGTCGGATATAAAATTGGTCATGGTTTATTTTTTGCCACTAAACGATCTCTTTGTATGGAAATCTCCTGCTGATTTGTGCCTTTTCCTGAAAAtcacacacatttcacacagcACGTCTTTGATTGCATGTTTCTAACAACACACTTCCTATCGATCAGGATCCTCTGAACTCAGGCGATGATGT
Encoded here:
- the gtf2a1l gene encoding TFIIA-alpha and beta-like factor isoform X2: MYHISRVYYYYYRSAVVSALNHADQQHGPSGLEDRVLDDLRHLWESKMMQSKAMEDFRKNNINSSNFVLQLPANYSQTDQELTASVVIPASQNIRSFPMKNNSETLATFSLPAGLPYPVQIPAGVTLQTASGQLYKVNVPVVVTQAPAGQRPVSQPTHKVTEQREAQPAAAPTKATHPQEVERPSVPASSVTQPPPHAPSQESSIRQQPQVPAAGASQLQGAQSPEPEVTLEENEPSPQSEPVNLSMTASPCSQLLDFQIRTEEALTQSAQLKTRDIDDILKEVIEEEREKAERARNLAPAKTNNQTEAVLGLDLDYNYNELSDIVQLDGPAGNSDIEEGEGVLLEENDFLGIINAEAIKALQEGGGSSDSISSSSDGEGADELADVEEEDPLNSGDDVIEQDIPDLFDTDNVIVCQYDKIHRSKNRWKFHLKDVVMCYGGRDYVFSKAVGEAEW
- the gtf2a1l gene encoding TFIIA-alpha and beta-like factor isoform X1; translation: MLTNNTAPVAKLYLSIIDDVIENMRELFLDEGLEDRVLDDLRHLWESKMMQSKAMEDFRKNNINSSNFVLQLPANYSQTDQELTASVVIPASQNIRSFPMKNNSETLATFSLPAGLPYPVQIPAGVTLQTASGQLYKVNVPVVVTQAPAGQRPVSQPTHKVTEQREAQPAAAPTKATHPQEVERPSVPASSVTQPPPHAPSQESSIRQQPQVPAAGASQLQGAQSPEPEVTLEENEPSPQSEPVNLSMTASPCSQLLDFQIRTEEALTQSAQLKTRDIDDILKEVIEEEREKAERARNLAPAKTNNQTEAVLGLDLDYNYNELSDIVQLDGPAGNSDIEEGEGVLLEENDFLGIINAEAIKALQEGGGSSDSISSSSDGEGADELADVEEEDPLNSGDDVIEQDIPDLFDTDNVIVCQYDKIHRSKNRWKFHLKDVVMCYGGRDYVFSKAVGEAEW